In one Lepisosteus oculatus isolate fLepOcu1 chromosome 26, fLepOcu1.hap2, whole genome shotgun sequence genomic region, the following are encoded:
- the mks1 gene encoding tectonic-like complex member MKS1 isoform X2 codes for MAEGWSVDTGEGVYRSRDPVENLKIRVRLQRITSPTVFSQQLQQQASALQEKGLIELLTFSAQASSGGQQDDKEDVTVGWQEKLFSQSEVALLQTEAACRSPLERQYHAEIAALERAGGRASRRIFTYTDCDLLSGEMEHSLPVLNPDWAAPTLLAERMAHVRHRRQERRPVEGSVPKSRTVTWEPTEDFVKNNHVINTPVQTMHIMADLGPSGALGRRANERVLCTVRVDASGVVTVKPDFNNSRGPYRLEMEGQRRERWQYSLEDASRTIGPEEREREQRVFRDLYTRHREYLNSLVGQDFEMPPPGILRLLVNGEIVSAKGYEYDNLYVHFFFELPNDWSSLPSQSLSGVTQTCRTRTVGRENAAFFSYPFNFEAFFRKEDETEDSVPQWPVLYFEVLSLDFWQRYRNEGYGYVVMPATPGHHTVTCTTWRPVRMGTVAELRRFFIGGAPELEDVSYVRVPGTFKGERLSRFGFRSETTGRVTFALHCIQHSRAFIDASALRKRRQSVLDQLGGFSQQGSIYNVLEAFQRARRRMQEARESLPSDLINTTAPPASESTA; via the exons ATGGCGGAGGGCTGGAGTGTGGATACGGGGGAAGGGGTTTATCGCTCCAGGGATCCAGTCGAAAACCTGAAAATAAG GGTGCGGCTCCAGCGCATCACGTCCCCCACGGTGTTCTCCCAACAgctccagcagcaggcctctGCCCTGCAGGAGAAGGGCCTCATTGAGCTCCTCACCTTCAGTGCTCAAGCCAGCTCAG GCGGTCAGCAGGACGACAAGGAGGACGTGACGGTGGGCTGGCAGGAGAAGCTCTTCAGTCAG AGTGAGGTGGCCCTGCTGCAGACCGAGGCGGCATGTCGAAGCCCCCTGGAGAGGCAGTACCATGCTGAGATCGCTGCTCTGGAGAGGGCAGGGGGGCGGGCCAGCCGCAGGATCTTCACCTACACCGACTGCGACCTGCTGTCCGGGGAGATGGAG CACAGTCTCCCAGTGCTGAACCCGGACTGGGCTGCCCCCACCTTGCTGGCGGAGAGAATGGCGCATGTGAggcacaggagacaggagaggcgCCCAGT GGAAGGCAGTGTGCCCAAGTCCCGGACTGTCACCTGGGAGCCCACAGAGGACTTTGTGAAGAACAACCATGTGATCAACACACCGGTGCAGACCATGCACATCATGGCCGACCTGGGACCTTCTGGGGC gcTGGGCAGGAGGGCGAACGAGcgagtgctgtgcactgtgcGAGTGGACGCCAGTGGAGTCGTCACTGTCAAGCCCGACTTCAACAACAGCAGAGGACCTTACAG GCTGGAGATGGAGGGCCAGCGGCGGGAGCGGTGGCAGTACTCCCTGGAGGACGCGTCTCGGACCATCGGCCCGGAGGAGAGGGAGCGTGAGCAGCGCGTGTTCAGAGAT CTCTACACACGCCACAGAGAGTATCTGAACAGCCTGGTCGGCCAGGACTTTGAAATG CCTCCCCCTGGCATTCTGCGCCTGCTGGTGAACGGAGAGATCG TCTCTGCGAAAGGCTATGAGTACGACAACCTGTATGTCCACTTCTTCTTTGAGCTCCCCAACG ACTGGTCCAGCCTGCCGTCCCAGTCTCTGTCTGGAGTCACTCAGACCTGCCGCACGCGCACGGTGGGCCGG GAGAATGCTGCCTTCTTCTCTTACCCCTTCAACTTTGAGGCTTTCTTCAGGAAAGAAGATGAGACAGAAG ACTCCGTGCCCCAGTGGCCAGTGCTGTACTTTGAGGTTCTTTCCCTGGACTTCTGGCAGCGCTACAGAAATGAGGGTTACGGCTACGTGGTCATGCCGGCGACTCCAG GGCACCACACGGTGACTTGTACCACATGGCGGCCTGTGAGGATGGGAACAGTGGCGGAGCTGCGGCGGTTCTTTATTGGGGGAGCCCCTGAGCTGGAGGACGTCAGCTATGTCCGGGTGCCTGGGACCTTTAAG GGGGAGCGTCTGAGCCGCTTCGGCTTCCGCAGTGAGACCACTGGCCGTGTGACCTTTGCCCTGCACTGCATTCAGCACTCAAG GGCTTTTATTGATGCCAGTgctctgaggaagaggaggcagaGTGTCCTGGACCAGCTGGGAGGGTTCAGCCAGCAGGGCTCCATCTACAATGTGCTGG AGGCGTTTCAGAGGGCCCGGAGACGAATGCAGGAGGCTAGGGAGAGCCTTCCCAGTGACCTCATTAAcaccacagcgccccctgcctctGAGTCCACTGCATAG
- the mks1 gene encoding tectonic-like complex member MKS1 isoform X1 yields MAEGWSVDTGEGVYRSRDPVENLKIRVRLQRITSPTVFSQQLQQQASALQEKGLIELLTFSAQASSAGGQQDDKEDVTVGWQEKLFSQSEVALLQTEAACRSPLERQYHAEIAALERAGGRASRRIFTYTDCDLLSGEMEHSLPVLNPDWAAPTLLAERMAHVRHRRQERRPVEGSVPKSRTVTWEPTEDFVKNNHVINTPVQTMHIMADLGPSGALGRRANERVLCTVRVDASGVVTVKPDFNNSRGPYRLEMEGQRRERWQYSLEDASRTIGPEEREREQRVFRDLYTRHREYLNSLVGQDFEMPPPGILRLLVNGEIVSAKGYEYDNLYVHFFFELPNDWSSLPSQSLSGVTQTCRTRTVGRENAAFFSYPFNFEAFFRKEDETEDSVPQWPVLYFEVLSLDFWQRYRNEGYGYVVMPATPGHHTVTCTTWRPVRMGTVAELRRFFIGGAPELEDVSYVRVPGTFKGERLSRFGFRSETTGRVTFALHCIQHSRAFIDASALRKRRQSVLDQLGGFSQQGSIYNVLEAFQRARRRMQEARESLPSDLINTTAPPASESTA; encoded by the exons ATGGCGGAGGGCTGGAGTGTGGATACGGGGGAAGGGGTTTATCGCTCCAGGGATCCAGTCGAAAACCTGAAAATAAG GGTGCGGCTCCAGCGCATCACGTCCCCCACGGTGTTCTCCCAACAgctccagcagcaggcctctGCCCTGCAGGAGAAGGGCCTCATTGAGCTCCTCACCTTCAGTGCTCAAGCCAGCTCAG CAGGCGGTCAGCAGGACGACAAGGAGGACGTGACGGTGGGCTGGCAGGAGAAGCTCTTCAGTCAG AGTGAGGTGGCCCTGCTGCAGACCGAGGCGGCATGTCGAAGCCCCCTGGAGAGGCAGTACCATGCTGAGATCGCTGCTCTGGAGAGGGCAGGGGGGCGGGCCAGCCGCAGGATCTTCACCTACACCGACTGCGACCTGCTGTCCGGGGAGATGGAG CACAGTCTCCCAGTGCTGAACCCGGACTGGGCTGCCCCCACCTTGCTGGCGGAGAGAATGGCGCATGTGAggcacaggagacaggagaggcgCCCAGT GGAAGGCAGTGTGCCCAAGTCCCGGACTGTCACCTGGGAGCCCACAGAGGACTTTGTGAAGAACAACCATGTGATCAACACACCGGTGCAGACCATGCACATCATGGCCGACCTGGGACCTTCTGGGGC gcTGGGCAGGAGGGCGAACGAGcgagtgctgtgcactgtgcGAGTGGACGCCAGTGGAGTCGTCACTGTCAAGCCCGACTTCAACAACAGCAGAGGACCTTACAG GCTGGAGATGGAGGGCCAGCGGCGGGAGCGGTGGCAGTACTCCCTGGAGGACGCGTCTCGGACCATCGGCCCGGAGGAGAGGGAGCGTGAGCAGCGCGTGTTCAGAGAT CTCTACACACGCCACAGAGAGTATCTGAACAGCCTGGTCGGCCAGGACTTTGAAATG CCTCCCCCTGGCATTCTGCGCCTGCTGGTGAACGGAGAGATCG TCTCTGCGAAAGGCTATGAGTACGACAACCTGTATGTCCACTTCTTCTTTGAGCTCCCCAACG ACTGGTCCAGCCTGCCGTCCCAGTCTCTGTCTGGAGTCACTCAGACCTGCCGCACGCGCACGGTGGGCCGG GAGAATGCTGCCTTCTTCTCTTACCCCTTCAACTTTGAGGCTTTCTTCAGGAAAGAAGATGAGACAGAAG ACTCCGTGCCCCAGTGGCCAGTGCTGTACTTTGAGGTTCTTTCCCTGGACTTCTGGCAGCGCTACAGAAATGAGGGTTACGGCTACGTGGTCATGCCGGCGACTCCAG GGCACCACACGGTGACTTGTACCACATGGCGGCCTGTGAGGATGGGAACAGTGGCGGAGCTGCGGCGGTTCTTTATTGGGGGAGCCCCTGAGCTGGAGGACGTCAGCTATGTCCGGGTGCCTGGGACCTTTAAG GGGGAGCGTCTGAGCCGCTTCGGCTTCCGCAGTGAGACCACTGGCCGTGTGACCTTTGCCCTGCACTGCATTCAGCACTCAAG GGCTTTTATTGATGCCAGTgctctgaggaagaggaggcagaGTGTCCTGGACCAGCTGGGAGGGTTCAGCCAGCAGGGCTCCATCTACAATGTGCTGG AGGCGTTTCAGAGGGCCCGGAGACGAATGCAGGAGGCTAGGGAGAGCCTTCCCAGTGACCTCATTAAcaccacagcgccccctgcctctGAGTCCACTGCATAG
- the mks1 gene encoding tectonic-like complex member MKS1 isoform X3, producing the protein MLRSLLWRGQGGGPAAGSSPTPTATCCPGRWSLPVLNPDWAAPTLLAERMAHVRHRRQERRPVEGSVPKSRTVTWEPTEDFVKNNHVINTPVQTMHIMADLGPSGALGRRANERVLCTVRVDASGVVTVKPDFNNSRGPYRLEMEGQRRERWQYSLEDASRTIGPEEREREQRVFRDLYTRHREYLNSLVGQDFEMPPPGILRLLVNGEIVSAKGYEYDNLYVHFFFELPNDWSSLPSQSLSGVTQTCRTRTVGRENAAFFSYPFNFEAFFRKEDETEDSVPQWPVLYFEVLSLDFWQRYRNEGYGYVVMPATPGHHTVTCTTWRPVRMGTVAELRRFFIGGAPELEDVSYVRVPGTFKGERLSRFGFRSETTGRVTFALHCIQHSRAFIDASALRKRRQSVLDQLGGFSQQGSIYNVLEAFQRARRRMQEARESLPSDLINTTAPPASESTA; encoded by the exons ATGCTGAGATCGCTGCTCTGGAGAGGGCAGGGGGGCGGGCCAGCCGCAGGATCTTCACCTACACCGACTGCGACCTGCTGTCCGGGGAGATGGAG TCTCCCAGTGCTGAACCCGGACTGGGCTGCCCCCACCTTGCTGGCGGAGAGAATGGCGCATGTGAggcacaggagacaggagaggcgCCCAGT GGAAGGCAGTGTGCCCAAGTCCCGGACTGTCACCTGGGAGCCCACAGAGGACTTTGTGAAGAACAACCATGTGATCAACACACCGGTGCAGACCATGCACATCATGGCCGACCTGGGACCTTCTGGGGC gcTGGGCAGGAGGGCGAACGAGcgagtgctgtgcactgtgcGAGTGGACGCCAGTGGAGTCGTCACTGTCAAGCCCGACTTCAACAACAGCAGAGGACCTTACAG GCTGGAGATGGAGGGCCAGCGGCGGGAGCGGTGGCAGTACTCCCTGGAGGACGCGTCTCGGACCATCGGCCCGGAGGAGAGGGAGCGTGAGCAGCGCGTGTTCAGAGAT CTCTACACACGCCACAGAGAGTATCTGAACAGCCTGGTCGGCCAGGACTTTGAAATG CCTCCCCCTGGCATTCTGCGCCTGCTGGTGAACGGAGAGATCG TCTCTGCGAAAGGCTATGAGTACGACAACCTGTATGTCCACTTCTTCTTTGAGCTCCCCAACG ACTGGTCCAGCCTGCCGTCCCAGTCTCTGTCTGGAGTCACTCAGACCTGCCGCACGCGCACGGTGGGCCGG GAGAATGCTGCCTTCTTCTCTTACCCCTTCAACTTTGAGGCTTTCTTCAGGAAAGAAGATGAGACAGAAG ACTCCGTGCCCCAGTGGCCAGTGCTGTACTTTGAGGTTCTTTCCCTGGACTTCTGGCAGCGCTACAGAAATGAGGGTTACGGCTACGTGGTCATGCCGGCGACTCCAG GGCACCACACGGTGACTTGTACCACATGGCGGCCTGTGAGGATGGGAACAGTGGCGGAGCTGCGGCGGTTCTTTATTGGGGGAGCCCCTGAGCTGGAGGACGTCAGCTATGTCCGGGTGCCTGGGACCTTTAAG GGGGAGCGTCTGAGCCGCTTCGGCTTCCGCAGTGAGACCACTGGCCGTGTGACCTTTGCCCTGCACTGCATTCAGCACTCAAG GGCTTTTATTGATGCCAGTgctctgaggaagaggaggcagaGTGTCCTGGACCAGCTGGGAGGGTTCAGCCAGCAGGGCTCCATCTACAATGTGCTGG AGGCGTTTCAGAGGGCCCGGAGACGAATGCAGGAGGCTAGGGAGAGCCTTCCCAGTGACCTCATTAAcaccacagcgccccctgcctctGAGTCCACTGCATAG